The sequence TGATGATGATATGTTTAAATGTATCTATACTTGCCGAGATAAAGGTGAAAATACATGAACCAATAAGATTTAAAAATATAAATACCAAAGCTTACGGAGAAGTGGTAGTTGGTCAAGGGGCAATAGAGGTGTACTCTACAGCTATAGAAGAGGATTTAGGGAAAAAGATAAAGATAAGATTTCCAGAACAAGGATTAATGACAAATCAGAAGAGGTGGTTAAAGGTAGAAAAATACAAAATGGCTAAAGCTGATGAAGAGTTTGTAATAGATAGAGAGAAAAGAATAGTAAATTTTTATGCCTTTATTAGAAGAAGGGAGTTAAATAAGACAGACTTAGATGGGGCAAGAGTTGAAGGAGAATATTTAGGATATACTCCTGTACTTATAGAACAATATGGAAAACCATTAAATCCAGTGCCTGATAGACCTGTTACATTACCAGCTTTTCCAGATCAAGAAGATAAACCTACACCATTGCCTGTAGAAGGAGGGGAATAAGATGATAAAAGTTATTTTATTTTTGATATTATCACTATCCTCTTTCAGTAATAATAAGCTACTTATTCCTACTCTGAGTAAAAATGATGAAAAACAGCTGATAATAACGTTAAAGCCAAAGATAAGGTTCTATATTGTAAAAAAAGGAGATACTTTAGAAGGTATAGCTAAGAGATTTAGAATGACTGTGAAAGAGTTAGCAAGAAGAAATAATAGAGATATAGAAGGAATATTAAGAATAGGAGAAGTACTTCAAGTAGATGAGGTGGAAAATACATGAAAAAGCTATTGTTACTGATGATTTTTTTTCTAAATACTCTTAGTTATGCTTACATAAATTTATATCCATTAAAATTTGAAAAAGATATAACTAATGGAGCAGCACAGCAGTTTGTACTCTATAATAGAACTACAAAGGAAAGAAAGTATAGAGTTTATGTAGAAAAAGTAGAAGGAAAGAGATCTATGGCTGAATGGGTAGAGGTATACCCTAAAAGCATATTGCTTGAAGCTTTGGAAGAGGATGTAATAAAAATTTTTGTAAAAGCACCTGAAGGTACACCAGAAGGAGAATATCAAGCAAATCTTGTAATAAAAGAGGTAGCACTTCCAGTTATAAAACAAGATAAAGAGGAAAGAAAAAAGAAAGCTAGAATAATGACAATGGTGAAATTAAGATTAAAGGGGAAAGTTAATTATGAGTAAGAAGATAATAGGCGTAGTTTTAGGAATAGCATTTTTAGCAGGGTGTTATTTTCAAAATAAAGATGAGTTAAATATACCAGAAGAGGATATAAAGAAAATAAGTTTTTTAGATTTAGATGAGAATCAAGAAAAACTTATATATACATTAGAAGATAAAAGTTATGTAAATAATGGAAAAGACAAAAAAGTTCTAAATTTTAAAGTGTTGTCTAAATTTAAAATGAAAGATAAAGAGTATTATATAGTTGAAAAAGATAGAAAAAAAGGTGCAGTAGATGAAGAATTAAAAACTGTGTTGGTCTTTAACTATACAGATTTAGAAAAAATAAATAATAAATATATAAAAGGAATAAGGGATAATAACTCATATATTATAGATATAGAAAGTTATGATATGAAAGGACCATATGACAGTATATATAGTATGAGTGCTGGAGACTTAATAGTAGTTACTGAAAATAATGAGAATAAATATTTAACTAAGGATATTAATGAAATTAAAGAGTTAAATGGAAAAAAGCTTTTATTTTTTAGAGATAATATAGCCATAACTCAAAAAAATGAGCTATTTGGAATGTATGACATAAAGAAAAAGAGATCTATACCAGAGATAAATGAAGAGATATATTTTTCACAAGATAACATATTAGTGAAGAGAGATGGAAAATATTATTATAATGATGAAGAATTAAAAATAACAAGATTTTATCCTACAACAAGTGATGTAGTTATCTATGATTTAGAACAAGGCTTTGGATTATTTGATTTAAAAAACGGGAAATACTCAAAAGAACCATATGATGAAGTAGCACCTAATTATGATAGATATGTTATAGTGGGAAAAGATGAAAAATATGGGATTATAGATAAATACAATCAAGAAAATATTCGATATGAATATGATTATATAAATAAATTGGGAAAAAATTCTTTTATAGTAGGAACAGATAATATAGGGATGTTTGCTTTAATAGTAAATGATAAAAAAATAACTGAAGAGGAATATGAAAACTTTATAGAAATAAATGAAGAATATTATATGGGATTAGTAGAAGATAAATATATATTAATTAATAAAAATGGAAAAGTAATAACAAAAATTAAAAAGAATAATTTACTTTATTATAATAATGAAGTAGTAATAGTAAAAGATAAAGATAGACAAAAATTTTATTTACTAGAGAGTGGGTTAAAATAAAAGATGAAATTATAAAATAGAGCAAAAATATGTTATTGAGTAGGAGGGAAGATTATGGGAAGTAGAATAAAAAAACTTTTAATATTATTAATTATGGTATTAGGAGTAGTA comes from Fusobacterium necrogenes and encodes:
- a CDS encoding LysM peptidoglycan-binding domain-containing protein, yielding MIKVILFLILSLSSFSNNKLLIPTLSKNDEKQLIITLKPKIRFYIVKKGDTLEGIAKRFRMTVKELARRNNRDIEGILRIGEVLQVDEVENT